The genomic DNA ATAAGTGAGAAGGAATGCACCGAAGAGAATTGAATGAATCGTAAAAGCGCTTGATGTATCCTTCCGCATCCCCGCTAGCTGTTGGGAGAAACAGGATTTTTGGTAATGTTTTCTGTGATTGGTCCAGTATGTATTGATCCAGCGCCAGGTTATCAGGTTCCATTGAGAACCCCCCGCCGCCCATGGCGATGATTTGCTTCATGATGACACGCCTCCTTTGCTTACTAATATTCGACATCCTACTCCGAATTCCCTTTGAATGAACGGCCAACTGACCTCCATCAAAAAAAAGAACCTGCCGTCATGGCAGGTTCCACTGTAAGGGTTGATCAGCCTTTTTTGGGCTTGGTTTTAGAGATTTCCAATCTTGATTTCCCCATCAGGTAAACGAACACAACGGCAATTCCAAGTGGAATGAGTGCATATGCGAACGTATGGGTGATGGAATCAGACATGGCCTGAGTGATTTTGCTGAGAACCTCATCAGGTATCTTATCCCGCATTTCAGCTGAGAATAGGCTGCTTGAATCACCAGAAGCCATCCCCCCTGATTTTCCGAACGCATCCTCCAGATTCGATGCAAAGAACTTTGATTGCATCGCACCAAACAGTGTGATCCCAATGGTCATCCCTAGGGAGCGGAAGAATGAATTCGTTGAATTGGCAGAACCCCGGTAGCGTGGTTCGAGCTTATGGATCGTTGCGTTTGGCAGAAGGGAGAACGAAAACCCTACGCCGAATCCACTGATGACCATATAGATCGTCAGGAGCCATCTACTCGTATCAGGACCAACCGTTGATAGAAGGGCCATCCCGATGATAAAGGAAAGGATGGAGATCCACATGATATTTCGGTAGCTTGTCTTGGACATGGCAATTCCGGCCACGGCACTTCCGAAGACGGAACCAAGCATAAGGGGCGTGAGGACAAGACCGGCATTCGTTGCCGATCCCCCGTAAACCGCCTGAACGAAGATCGGAATCAGGATGGTCAGGATGATGAAAGTCGCTCCATACAGGAATGCCAAAGCCTGAGCAGAGGCAAAAAGCGGTTTCTTGAACATCCAGAATGAAATAATCGGTTCTGCAGCCTTTCTTTCAATCATCAGGAAGGCGATAAAGAAAATCAAAAAGCCTGCGAACAGAGAAAGGATCTGCCACGAAGTCCAGGCATATTCTTTCCCTCCGAATTCAAGTCCAAACATCAGGCTGACGACGGCCACCACGAGGGTGATCGCCCCTCCCCAATCGATGCGCTGATCGGACCGTTCCGGTGATTCCTTGTATGAACCCAGAATAAAGATCAACGAAAGAAGACCGATAGGAAGGTTCACATAGAAAATCCAGTGCCATGAGAAATTGTCAGTCAAAAATGCCCCGATCAACGGTCCGAAGACGGAGGACGAACCGAATACTGCTCCAAGGAGCCCGGTCATTTTCCCACGTGCTTCAGGAGGGAAGATATCAAAAACGATGGTAAAGGCAATCGGCATCAAAGCTCCCCCGCCAATTCCCTGGATGGCCCGGAAAATACTGAGCTGGACGATACTTTGTGAAAGACCGCACAGAACCGATCCGAGCAGAAACACAAATAATCCGAACACGAAGAATTTTTTCCTGCCGTACATATCCGATAGTTTCCCGAAAATCGGCATTCCCGCCATGACCGCGACCATATAAGCGGAGGTTACCCATACGAACTTATCTGCACCGTTCAAATCGGCGACGATAGCGCCCAAAGCGGTCGCAACGATGGTATTGTCCATCGCAGACATAAGGATGGCTAAAAGAAGTCCCGCAAGGACGAGTTTGGACCCTTTTTGTTCTAGTACCACTGTCATACACCCTTTCTATATGTCTAAAGTGTCATATAATAATGTCGTACTTAATTATAACCCTTTTTCACATGATGTCCAACTCAAACTCTCCGCAAAAAAACAGGGAGCGTGAATACGCTCCCTGTCCGGAAATCGACAATGATTACTTTTGAACGTTGGCTGCTTGAGGTCCACGGGCCCCTTCAACGATTTCAAATGTCACGTCTTGTCCCTCTTCCAAAGACTTGTATCCATCGCCTTGAATCGCAGAGAAATGAACGAATACATCGTCCTGGCCTTCAACTTCGATGAACCCGAACCCTTTTTCGGCATTGAACCATTTTACTTTACCCTGTAGCATAAATCATAGACCTCCTCGTGCAGCATGCACATTGAAATGTTACTATTCCTGCTCTGATTAAGATTCAAGACGAAAGATTTTCTATCAAGATAATTAACCGAACAAAAATAACTACCTATACTATAGCAATTATTTTCAGAAAACTCAATATACTTTAATCATTTTCTTCATGCAGTTTACGGTGCATGATTTAAGGTTAGAAGAGTAGCATCATGTGAAAATGAAATGGAGGAAAATGAATGCTCATGCTTTGGATCCTTCTCATCCTTTATGCGATCTTCCTCGCTCCAGGGTCAGGAAGAGATGAAATCTTTTATGAACTGATTCGCGGTGATTTCGCCCATGTTGAACCTCTGGTGGTGACCATCTTCTCTTTCTTGGGGGTATTCCCCTTGCTCTTCGCCGCCATCCTCCTGCCGGATCGACGAAGTGGTTCCTGGCCATTCGTCCTTGTATCCATGGGAA from Rossellomorea marisflavi includes the following:
- the cspD gene encoding cold-shock protein CspD, which codes for MLQGKVKWFNAEKGFGFIEVEGQDDVFVHFSAIQGDGYKSLEEGQDVTFEIVEGARGPQAANVQK
- a CDS encoding MDR family MFS transporter encodes the protein MVLEQKGSKLVLAGLLLAILMSAMDNTIVATALGAIVADLNGADKFVWVTSAYMVAVMAGMPIFGKLSDMYGRKKFFVFGLFVFLLGSVLCGLSQSIVQLSIFRAIQGIGGGALMPIAFTIVFDIFPPEARGKMTGLLGAVFGSSSVFGPLIGAFLTDNFSWHWIFYVNLPIGLLSLIFILGSYKESPERSDQRIDWGGAITLVVAVVSLMFGLEFGGKEYAWTSWQILSLFAGFLIFFIAFLMIERKAAEPIISFWMFKKPLFASAQALAFLYGATFIILTILIPIFVQAVYGGSATNAGLVLTPLMLGSVFGSAVAGIAMSKTSYRNIMWISILSFIIGMALLSTVGPDTSRWLLTIYMVISGFGVGFSFSLLPNATIHKLEPRYRGSANSTNSFFRSLGMTIGITLFGAMQSKFFASNLEDAFGKSGGMASGDSSSLFSAEMRDKIPDEVLSKITQAMSDSITHTFAYALIPLGIAVVFVYLMGKSRLEISKTKPKKG